In the Brettanomyces nanus chromosome 1, complete sequence genome, GAAATGCTAGACTACTGAGATTTTTCCTTGAACAGAAAGATCTGATAATTAAGGAATGATATTTGAGCAATTAAGATGGTCTCTTAGTCGGCGAGGTCGACCGGCTGAGCTTGAGAAATGGCCTGTTTTTTTTGTTCCTCTCGAATAGGAGCAAAGTAAGAATGCATCATGCACTCTTTAGCCGTCAACCGTTCCTGATGATCGTACCTAAGAATATGGTCTACAAAATCTAGGGCCTCGTCGCTTATCAAATCTTTGTTGTTAGGATTGACGAATCGATTCCAAGGGCGTCGCACATAATGGCCCAAATCTTCGTACTCAGGACCGAGTTTTAAACCGTACTTATCTAAGTACTTATAAAGTTCATCGGTTCCTAAGACTCGTGCTATCTGAACCAATTGATCCGTATTGGATTTGCCATGAAAGAAAGGCTCTTTCTTGAAAATTATGGAGGCGAAAGTGGCACCGAATGACCATATGTCCAATGAATAGTCGTAGTATCTATAATCGACTAGTAATTCAGGACCCTTGAAGTACCTTGAGGCAACTCGCACGTTATAGTCAGTTCCTGGGTGATAGAATTCGGCAAGACCCCAGTCTATTAACCTTAACTTCTTGTGGGCATGATCAATCATGATGTTGTGAGGCTTGACATCTCTATGCATAATCCCCATGGAGTGCGCAAAATCTAGAGCCTCTAAAAGTTGGTACATGTAATAGCGCACTTCCATATCGGAAAGCTTTGGGTATAGAGTTCTGAACTCAGTATTATTGACGTACTCAAAGATAAGGGCCGGCGTCTTGGATATTGGGTCCCTCACCACATCCAGAAGATCGACAATCTGTGGACCTCCAGCAAGATCCTGAAGAATcttgatttctcttttaatcttcttctttttgatagGCTTCAAAGCTTTGATAATAATTTTGGTTCCCGTGGTTATCTGGTATCCTTCAAACACTTCGGAATATTTTCCACGGCCTACCTTTCTCGTTATCTCATAGGTATACTGAGGACCCCAAAAGATTGATACGTTCTCATAATCCCAGTATGACTGAGGTTTATGCTCATTAATATCAGCATATACTCTAGAGATACTGACTGCCATGATTACGAGCTGTGTCCAATAGCTGATTCTCTTGACCTACTCCGAATGCATCAAATAGTataggaaaaaaatttgacATCCACCCACTTATTAGAGAAAGGTCTCCCTGcttggtgtacggatgtatTGCTATATAAGTTCTACTTAGATCTTTTCGAACTCCTTAATCATCTCCTGatgcttcaacttctggtCTTCTTTCACGTTGAGTTTCTCAATTGATCTCAAATCACCCACTATATCCTTAGTTTTCCCGAAATAGACCTCCTGTAGCATATTTCTAAGCTTACCCTCGGTGTCCTCTATAAGAGACCCAATATTGGCCACATGAGATGCGGCATCTGTATATTTGGCCTCTCGAGTAGTCTGCCTGGTCAAGTTTCCACTCAAATACATATCAATATCATTGGATGTAGACAAATCCAAAATAATCGTAGAAGTGAGCTTATAGCTGGCATCGCCATTAATCTTTGGCTGCACTTCAAACACGTGTATGGAATCCCATGCACCTCCAGAGTCATTGTCaatacttttcttcaacaacacCACTCCATCAAAGCCAATTCTTCCTGATTTGTCCAccacttcatcttctgcatccCATAAATAAACACTGCTTATCCCGCCCTCGTAGTACAATTCACGATAAATATCGAAAGAATCATTGGCTTGCATCTCCAATTGTCTCAAATAGGAAGAAGGATGCGGTGCTTCggcctcatcttcaatcgCTGGATAGTACTCGTTACTATAAGGTGATCTGAATGAGTCTCCATCCCTGTTATAGTCACAGCAGAGATAACTTTTGCCGCTGGACTGGCATACTTCTGCCCTCAAGGGAGTATCAACAGAAGATAAGAGATCTTCAGCTAGTTCCGGCTGCAATCGACAAAGATTGTCAAGATTCTTTTTAATTTTCTTCGGATCTAACCTTCTAAGAAGATCTAGTGATGCAtcaaatgcttcttctgacaTTATTATGACCGCTGAAGACTACAAGAAGGTCAGAGTATTCAAGCGGTGGATGCATATCCATTAGTTCGCGGCTTTACGTCGATTGTCTTCCAATAATTTTTCACGTCGCTATCAcctcatcttttttttatacGAGCCAATGGTGAGATCATAGATGTATTTATCACAAGGATTCGAAGACGGGGGCCCAACAGtctgttcttcttgctgAAGTccacttttttctttttccttttacTTTTACTTTCCCTTTTCTCTATTCTGTTTTTTCCGACCCTTCTATTCATAGtttcttattctttgcAGTCATGTCCCTCATCGATACTATTACCTCTCACTTGCCTACTGCTCCTGGCTTGTTACCAAAATGGTTGTTCTTCATTTCCGTCGTTTCCATTTTTAACTCCGCTCAGACCTACATTAACTTGGAATTGACTAAACAAGTTTATGGTAACAAACCTCAGGAGGTTTCCCATTTGTCTGCTCGTACCTTCGGTACCTGGACTCTCATTTCTGCTATTATTCGTTACTTTGCTGCTTTCCATATTGACGATGTCAACGTCTACAACATTTGTATTGCCTCTTACTGCGTCGCATTGTGGCACTTCGGCTCTGAGTGGTTGTTCTACCGTACCTGCAGGTTTGACAGGGGTCTCTTTGGTCCTTTAATCGTGTCTACTATTTCAATCTCGTGGATGATCTCTCAGAAAGATTTCTACACTGGTCTTATTGCCCAGATCTGAGTAAAATTGGCTCTTCTACTACATAATGCAatagaaatgaaaaagtAACATAAAATAATAATataaaaacaaaaaaaacACAAAACACAAAACAATAAAGATAAATTGGATGCTCGATCAATTGGCCTTCTCCTGATCTCCCTTCGTTGGGTCTTGAAGTTTCAACACTTCCACAGCAGGACCCAACAATCTTTGAAATCCACTCTTTCCTAAAGTCACTACTTTGAGTGGAGATGTAGCCTTGACGGTAGCTTGTCTAGGCAAATCGTAGAGCAACGCTAACTCTCCAAAATAGTGGCCCTTGGTCAACTTCTGAACAATTGAGCCATCTTTTATAACATCAGCGGTACCGTCCTCGATGAAGTAGAAGTTCTCgccatcttctccttgagTAACCACGTTCTGGTCCGTCTCATAGCTCTCTGTATTCAAGGCATCGGCCAATTTGGATCTCTCGTATGAAGAGAGCGACTTTAAAAGAGGAACGTCACGTAAAAACCTGTCATAcatgcttctctttttcgAAGTACGGTCCAAAAGGATTCTTCTGAATGTCATTCTATCCAATGCCCAAAGTATGCACTCTGTATCAGCTATCACCGTGGCAGCACGAGGCGAGTTGTACATCAAGGCTAACTCTCCAAACGATGATCCATCTGCTGATGTATTTACTTTTTTACCGTCCACGTAGTAACTCACTGCACCCCTTTCGACAAGATAGAAGTAGTCTCCTTGATCACCTTGCTTGATTATCTCCGTGTTCTTGGGGATGCGTTTCTCCTCTAAGGCAAATATAACAATTTGTAGGGATTCCTTATCTAACTGGCCAAACAAAAAGTTCTTCACGGCAGAATCGTTCAACCGCTGCAATTGTTCATGAGTCAACTGGTGCATAGGTGGCTTCCAATTATCTTTAAAACTGTCCGGATTCATTGCCTCTGCTGACACGCTGGTTCTTCTGTTGGTATTGAAATTTCTAGGGGGAACCTGATTGGAAACGGCAGCACCGAATCCGGACCCCTTGAAGAAACCGAAACCAGTTCCCTTCTGTGGCTGTGATTGTGGAAGCTTTTCTGGTTTCAGCTCCTGTTGCAACTGCTGTAACGATTGCGAATCTTTGGAAAAAGGGTCCACTGACACTGACTCTTTAGAGGCAGAATTTGCGTCTGTACCGGCCATTATGAAAGAGATGCAGGTAATGAAATAAGAATAAAAGCTACGATTAGGTATAAGCAAGCTAATGAGAGAAAAAACTCAAGTCGGATTAATTTAATCGCGAAGGCAGAAATGCAGCAGACTGAGATGGGGAAAAGAGCTGTCCCGGTGGCTGAGGTGACCAGGAGAGGTTATCGGGCCTTCCCAGGGCCCCCTTAAGGCCCCCCTCGCGACTTGCGATACTGGCCAATCGAATACCCGATAGTCTGCGGTGCCCGATATGGAAATGCCATGGCTTACCCTCCACCAAACTTTCCATTAACGGTAGTTGATCCTTATCAACGTTTCTTTTGTAGACTAGCGTCAAAAGCCGATTTTTAACATGTTCGCAATGACTCTTTGTTTTAAAGaccctttctcttctttctcttcttactcctttctcttcttacccctttctcttcctaCTGCTCCCTCCTCTTGTTCATTCCTTAGTTTTTGATGACTGTTGATTGGGACAAATATTTCAGTAATGAGGCAAAACTCAGAGAGCCATCGGTTATGAAGATGGCCGCCAGAACTCCCGATACTATTTCCTTTGCCAGTGGGATGCCTCACCCTGATTGTTTCCCTTTGAAAGGCCTCTCTATCAAATATGAGACTGCTGATTCCGGATTCTCCAAGTTGGCTACCGGATCCAACGAAGATGCTGTCAATGCTGCACAGGCAGATGATGAGATCTATGAGGCTTGTCAGTACATGTCCGGTAGAGGAACCACCTTTTTCGACAAGTTCTGTAGGCATCACATAGAAGAGTTTCATAAGCCTGTATACGGCGAGTGGGGAACTTTGATTCAGTCAGGAGGTACTTTCTCCTTGGATGCCATCATTCGAATGCTCTGTAATCCAGGCGAAGATACTATTTTGGCCGAGGAATTGACATATCCGTGTCTCCTGGAGACTTGTAGACCTCTTAGATTGAAGGTTTTCGCCGTGAAGATTGACAATCACGGAGTTATTCCCGAGGATATGGAGAGAATTCTTACTGATTGGTATACAGATCTCTCTACTAAAGACTACAAGAAGCCTAAGTTTTTTTACTCGATGCCTGTTGGTCAGAATCCATCAGGTGTCACGATGACGGTGGAAAGAAAACGTCAATTGTTTGGCGTGTGTCATAAGCATGATGTTTTGgtggttgaagatgatccGTACTATCATCTACAGCTTGACGGTgacaaaaaagagattcCAAGTTTGTTAAAGTTTGATACCGATGGACGAGTCATTAGAATTGACTCGTTTTCCAAGATGCTCATGCCGGGAATGAGAATCTCTATTGTTACTGCCAACAAAACGTTCATTAAGATGTTAACTATGCAGAATGAGTTAACTATCCactctgctgctgctccttCTCAGCTCATCGTCTATATGTTGATGAATGAATGGAAGAACGACGGTTTCCGTTCTTGGTTGACTCATGTGCAGGATATCTATCttaaaagaagaaatactaTTCTCGATGCCTTTGATAGGCATCTTCCTGCTGATCTATGCTCCTGGAACAAACCTTCCTACGGCATGTTCTTGTGGATTAAGATCAGCATAGCTCAATTTCCAAAACTAGAAGAATACAGCCAGCTTACTGATCCTGAATGGGCGGCCAAATTGGAAGATATGATCTTCGAGCAAGCACTACAGGACGAAATTCAATTGGCTAAGGGCCACTGGTTTATGATCGATCAGTTGAATATGGCCGGTTTTAGAGCCACCTATGCTTTTGCCTCATTGGACGACATTTATACTGGTTCTGAAAGGTTTGGTAATGCCATTAGACAGATACATGCCAAGTTATATAATTAAAAAGGCTTCTCAAGGCATTCTATAATTTCTCTTCCCAGTTTTCTCGATTGTTCCCTCGCTCAGCCGCAAAGGTTACCTCACCGTACCGTGTacatttattttttttgtctATTTGTTcgttctctctttctttctcttcaatacCTGTCTATTTCTTCCTACATAATGAAGCTAATTTCAGCTGCAGTAGCCGGATGTGTGTTTTCTTCCGTTGCCCTGGCAATTGATCATCCGCAGTTTAAGCCATATACGAAAACCCTCTCCGAGGACTCGTTTTTCGAGCAGTTTGATTTGTCTGAGAACAAGTGGAGAGTTTCACATGCCAAGAAAGATGGTGAACTTAGTTACAGTGGTAAGTGGGAGATTGAGGAATCAACTGTTAACATTGGATTTAAAGGTGATAAAGGTCTTGTGGTGAAATCAGAGGCTGCATTGCATGCTATCAGTGTGCCATTGCCGAAAGTGTTTGATAATAAGGACAACACGTTGGTTTTGCAATATGAGGTGAAATTGCAGAAGGGATTAGATTGTGGCGGTGCTTACATTAAGCTCCTTGATGCCAATGGGGCTCCcgatttggaagaaaacGAGTTCAACAACGAGACTCCTTATCAGGTGATGTTTGGTCCTGATAAATGTGGTAGCGTTAACAAGGTTCATttcattttgagaagaaagaatccaCA is a window encoding:
- a CDS encoding uncharacterized protein (BUSCO:EOG09344D87~EggNog:ENOG41), whose translation is MSLIDTITSHLPTAPGLLPKWLFFISVVSIFNSAQTYINLELTKQVYGNKPQEVSHLSARTFGTWTLISAIIRYFAAFHIDDVNVYNICIASYCVALWHFGSEWLFYRTCRFDRGLFGPLIVSTISISWMISQKDFYTGLIAQI
- a CDS encoding uncharacterized protein (BUSCO:EOG09341S58), with protein sequence MAGTDANSASKESVSVDPFSKDSQSLQQLQQELKPEKLPQSQPQKGTGFGFFKGSGFGAAVSNQVPPRNFNTNRRTSVSAEAMNPDSFKDNWKPPMHQLTHEQLQRLNDSAVKNFLFGQLDKESLQIVIFALEEKRIPKNTEIIKQGDQGDYFYLVERGAVSYYVDGKKVNTSADGSSFGELALMYNSPRAATVIADTECILWALDRMTFRRILLDRTSKKRSMYDRFLRDVPLLKSLSSYERSKLADALNTESYETDQNVVTQGEDGENFYFIEDGTADVIKDGSIVQKLTKGHYFGELALLYDLPRQATVKATSPLKVVTLGKSGFQRLLGPAVEVLKLQDPTKGDQEKAN